The proteins below are encoded in one region of Citrobacter enshiensis:
- the ghrB gene encoding glyoxylate/hydroxypyruvate reductase GhrB, whose product MKPSIILYKALPDDLLHRLEAHFIVTQVPNLRPETVEQHAKAFATAEGLLGSSETVNSTLLEKMPQLRATSTISVGYDNFDVDALNARNVLLMHTPTVLTETVADTVMALILSTARRVVDVAERVKAGEWTKNIESDWFGTDVHHKTVGIVGMGRIGLALAQRAHFGFNMPVLYNARRRHQEAEDRFNARYCDLDTLLQESDFVCLILPLTEETHHLFGAEQFAKMKSSTIFINAGRGPVVDENALIAALQNGVIHAAGLDVFEQEPLPVDSPLLSLSNVVAVPHIGSATHETRYNMAACAVDNLIDALQGKVEKNCVNPQVARQ is encoded by the coding sequence CGTTGCCTGACGATTTACTGCATCGCCTGGAAGCACACTTCATCGTTACGCAGGTGCCGAACCTGCGCCCGGAGACGGTAGAACAACACGCCAAAGCCTTTGCCACGGCAGAAGGCCTGCTGGGCTCCAGTGAAACCGTCAATAGCACATTGCTGGAGAAGATGCCGCAACTGCGCGCAACATCCACCATCTCGGTAGGCTATGACAATTTTGATGTGGATGCCCTGAATGCGCGCAATGTACTGCTGATGCACACGCCCACCGTGCTGACAGAAACCGTTGCCGATACGGTGATGGCGCTGATCCTGAGTACAGCACGCCGCGTGGTGGACGTCGCAGAGCGCGTGAAGGCGGGCGAATGGACGAAAAATATTGAATCGGATTGGTTTGGTACCGATGTCCACCACAAAACAGTGGGGATCGTCGGCATGGGCCGCATTGGCCTGGCGCTGGCGCAACGTGCCCATTTCGGCTTTAACATGCCGGTTCTCTATAACGCGCGCCGCCGCCATCAGGAGGCGGAGGATCGTTTTAACGCGCGCTATTGCGACCTCGACACGCTGTTACAGGAATCTGATTTTGTTTGCCTGATCCTGCCGCTAACAGAAGAAACGCATCATCTGTTTGGTGCAGAGCAATTTGCCAAAATGAAGTCTTCCACCATTTTCATCAACGCGGGGCGTGGCCCGGTTGTCGATGAAAACGCGCTGATTGCCGCCCTGCAAAACGGCGTGATTCATGCTGCAGGTCTGGATGTGTTTGAGCAAGAGCCGTTGCCGGTGGACTCACCGTTATTGTCTCTGTCAAACGTGGTGGCAGTGCCGCACATCGGATCGGCGACCCATGAGACGCGCTATAACATGGCCGCCTGCGCGGTGGATAATTTAATCGATGCGCTGCAAGGCAAGGTAGAGAAGAATTGCGTTAACCCGCAAGTCGCAAGGCAGTGA